ATCACCGGGCGAGCGACGCCACGCTCACCCGGCGGTGCGCATCGGGACGGCGGAGATCTATCGGCAGGTGGAGCAGCTCCCGAGATCGTGGAGAGCCTGGTGGTGGGGCAGGAGATCGGCCCGGCCAACGATCGTGTGGTGCGCATCGTCCTGTTTGTCCGATTGCGCGAGGGGTAGCCCCTCGACGACGCGCTGCGTCAGCGCATCGTGCGCCAGGTCCGCGCCAACACGTCGCCCCACCACGTTCCCAAGGTCATCGTCGCCGTCCCCGACATCCCGCGCACGATCAGCGGCAAGATCACCGAGTTGGCAGTGCGCGACGTGATACACGGCCGTCCGGTCAAGAACACCGATGCGCTGGCCAACCCGGGGCGCTCGAGCACTTTCGCGACCGGCCGGAGCCCGACGCGGATCGCTGCCGCGCGGGAGCTGGCGGTTGGCGATGCACTCGCGCACGCGCTGCGCCACGCGCTCGACCGCGGTGCGCAGCATCTTTTCCCGTGACCGCGACATGTTGACGAAGATCAGGCGTGCCATGCCGTAGGCGCCGGCGACGACGGCGGCGAAGAGGGGCCGGCGATCAGGAGCGCGCCCTTGGTGACGCCCATCGTGATGCCGGAAAGGCACCCGCCTACCCTGCCGCCCACGCCGCCGGTGATGCCACGGAAGATCCCACCGGAGAGCCGCGACCGGTCCTCGAAACCGCGAATGACGGTCCGCCCCGCACGCGTCGACACCGAGAGCTGCAACTTGCGCTGCGCGGTCGGACTGGCGTACGACGTCCAGGTGACGCTTCGCCCGATCGACTGCGTTGCCCACGTCGCCCACTGCGGCGGATCTCGTCCGCGACGTCCTCGAGGTCCAGATCGCTCAGTCCCCGTCGACGACGGCCTCGAACTCGAGCTTGGTGCGCGCCCGCCAACGGGTTACCTGCCGCACCGCCACCCCTCACGCACCACGCCCGGTGTCTCGGCGCTCCCCACGCCACGTTTCGGCGAGCGCGCTCCACGTACTTGTCGCCGATCCGCGTCGCGCTGCCATGCGCACCCTCGTCCACCTTTGTACCCGACGTCTCGCTCACCGGTTCGCGACGCGACCCCAGGCGACGCGAGCACCGGTGGCGGGGTGAGTTGGCCCGTCATCTCTCTCCTGCAGCAGCGCCGCGCGTTCCCAGATGGCGTGCGCCTCCGTGGCGACACGACCACGCGCGACGCGGCCGGCGCATCGAGCGGAATGTCCGGGCGCCGCGGCCGCGAGCGCCGCGACGACCTCGCTGGCCTCGGCATAGCGCAACGCGCGGTCCTTGAGGAGCAGGCGATCGACGATCGCCGCGAGCGGCTCGGGACGGTCGGTGCGATGCTGCGGATCGGTGGAGGCTGGCGCGTCACGTGCGCCACGAGCACCGCCGACGGCGTCTCACTCTCGAAGGGGAAGCGCCCCGTGAGCGCAAAGAAGGCCAGCACGCCGAGGGAGTACAGGTCGCTGCGGCCATCCACGTCGGCACCCGAAACCTGTTCGCTCATGCAGAACACCGTGCCGAGCACGGTCCCCGTCTGCGTGAGCGACGCGGACTGCGCCGAGGCGCGCGATCCCGAAGTCGGTGACCATCGCCCGCGACCCCGTGGCGTCGAGCAGCACGTTCTCGGCCTTCACGTCGCGATGCACGACGCCGCGCACATGCGCGTAGCCTAACGCCGACGCGACCTCGATCAGCAAAGCGGAGCAGTTCGGCCGGGGCGAAGGGACCCGCTCGGCGCACCCGCTGCGCGACCGATTCGCCGTCGACGTAGCCCATGACGAAGAAGACGAAGTCGCCCAGTTCGTCGGCGCGATGGATCGGGACGATGCTCGGGTGGGTGAGGGCGGCGGCCGTGCGCGCTCACGCAGGAAACGTTCGCGGATGACCGGCCGCTGGCCAGATGGTACGGGAGGGTCTTGATGGCGACCGGGCGGTCGAGCTTGAGGTCGCGCGAGATAGCGATCCCCATCCCCGCGCCCGATCTCGCGCTCGAGGCGGTACTGCCCATCGAGTGCGGTGGCAAAAGCGAGGGTGTCGGGGCGTGGAGCGGTCATGAGGTGGGGTGGAGGGAGGCGTTCCCAGACGTACCGCAGCGGCGGTCGCGACGGAGCCCTTCGAAAGGTGACGGGGATGCGTCGCATGACGCGAGGGGGCGTGGCGCGACGGGCGGGCCGGTTGTCCGGCGTGCGTCCCGACCGCGCGCCACGTCCGGGGTGCTGGCTCGACTGGCGCGCGGCGCCGCGCCGCTCGATCATGATCGCCATGGAAACTCCCACCGCATCGACCTCACCGCCCGGACGACGTGCCGTCCACGGCGCCGCCCGATCCCGCCGCGCGCCGGTCGTCCGTCTGGCACCGCCCGGTGAGCTACCGGGCGCAGTGCTGGGTGGCCTGGTTGGGGCTCACGGCCTTCGGCCTACGTGGCGTGATCGCGGTGCGACAGGGCGAGGCGCCGGACGTGGAGCGGGTGGTGGCGGTCGTGCTGAGTGTCGCGGGGATCGACCTGCGCGGGCGGAGGTCGAGCGATAAGTCGCACCTGCGGTACCACCGGACCGCAGGGCCGGTTCCGGGCACGTGGTCCTGAGGCACGTGAATGTCGCAAAGTGTCCCCGGTATTTCGTGTTACGTCATCGGTAGGACTCAAGTCCTTACCAGGTGGCCGAGACTCCTTCTTCACGGGATCGCACCCGGCGCCTCCCCGCACGTACGCCTGCAAACGGTCGATCCGGCCGCGTCCCCACTCTCTTGAAACGGCCAGCACGACACCCGCGGTCCGCCTTCACGCTCATCGAGCTCCTCGCCGCGATGACGATCGTGGGCATTCTCGCGAGTATCGCCATCCCGAAGTACTCGGACCTCGTCGAGCGCGCGCGTCGCCAAGGCGATCGGGGATCTCAAGGCCATCACCACCGACCTGCTGTCGACCGACTCGCTCCCGAGTTCCCTCGCGGTCATCAAGCGGAATACGATGCTCGACCCGTGGGGGCGACCCTACGTGTATCTCAAGTTCCCGCCGTCCAAGGGGAAGGCGCCGCCGGGTGGGGCGCGCAAGGACCGCTTCCTCGTCCCCATCAACAGCGCCTTCGATCTCTACTCGTTGGGGAAGGACGGCAATAGCGCCGCTCCGCTCACGGCTGCCGCGTCCCGGGACGATGTAATCGTTGCCAACGACGGCGGTTTCGTCGGACTCGCCAGCAACTACTAGGCGCCCCGTGCAGCTCGGATTCCTTCGCACGCGCGTGGGCCGGCGCTTCCTGGTCAGCAACCTGCTCGCGGCCTTGTTGCCGCTGACGGTGGTCGCGGTCGTGCCGTACCGGTACGTGCGGGCCGAGTTGCGCGACATGGCGGAGGCGCGCGTCAGTCGCCTATCCAAGTCGCTGGCCTTCTCCACGCTCTCCGCGCTGGCCACTGCCTCGCACGACGCGGGCAACGACCTCCGTCGCGAAGGGGACGCGATCGAGCCGGCCTTCACCAGCACGGCTTTGCCAGGCGCGACGCCGCCGAGGGCGTGCCGCTGGAGATCGACGACAGCACGAGGGTGCGCGCGCTGACGAGCGCAGAAACTGAGCACCTGCGCTCGGGGCGCCCGCTCCTCGTGCTCACGGGCGACGGCGACGACGCGCGCGTGCTGCTCGCGCGGGCGCTACTCCCGTGGGGGCGACCCGGCATGCCGACGGCCTGGGCGCGCGTCAGCCCGGCCATTCTGTGGACGGGAATCGAGGAGGCCATCGCCGGCGAGGAGGCGTCGTATTGCGTCTTCGAAGTGCGCTCGCTGACGCGTGTTCACTGCTCGCCCGAGCTGGCAGGGGAGGGGGTGGCCCTGGCCCGTTCGCGTGCGGCCGTGAACGACCTGGGTGATCGCAGTGCGACGCTCGAGGGCGAGCGTTTCGTCGCCACGCGCGACGTCTTCCTGCGTCACGAGTTCGGCGCGCGGGAGTGGCGCGTCGTCGTCCTGCAGCCGACCGCCATCTCGTATGCCACGCTCGACAAGTTCGTGCGTGTCTCCCGGCTGCTTGTGATTGGGGTTCTGGTCCTGGTCTTCCTCGTGAGCCACTACCAGCTGCGCCGCACGACGGAGCCGTTGGCCCGATTGCAGGAGGGGACGCAGCGACTGCAGGCGGGAGACTTCGGAACGCCCGTCGTGGTGGGCACCACCGACGAGTTCTCCGATGTGGCGCAGTCGTTCAACACCATGGCGCACACGCTCGATCGGCAGCTCGTGCTCCTGCGCAACCTCGACGCGATCGACGAGTCGGCGCTCAGCACCCGCAACACGCACCAGGTGGTCGAAGAGGCGCTGCGACGATTCTGCAAGCTTCCGGGGTGCACGCGCGTTGCCGTCGCGGTGGCCACCGGCGCGCGTCCCGTGACGCTCGACGTCACGACGCTCGACCTCTCCGCCCCGCTGGCACGCACGACCCGCCTGACGCCCTCCGATGCGGAGTTGGCCGAGCTGTTGGCGCATCCGCGGCAACTCGAGTGCCCCCCCGGGGCCGCCCGCCCCTCCTATCTCGCGGCGTGGCGCTCGATCGCGGTCGAGGGGGGGACGCTGCTCCTTCCGCTGGTGCATAACGAGGAATTGCTCGGCGTCATCGCCCTGGGCCTGCCCGCAACGATCACGTCGCAGCGCCAGACGATCGACGACGCCCGGCGCATGGCCGACCGCGTGGCGCTGGCGCTGGCGCAGGTGCGACTGGTCGACCGCCTCGATGCGCTGTCGGCGGGAACGATCACCGCGTTCGCGCGTGCGATCGACGCCAACTCGCCGTGGACGGCGGGGCACTCGGAGCGCGTGACGCGCGTGGCCGTGGGGATCGGCCGCCAGATGCAACTGTCCGCCGCCGAGCTGGACACGCTCCAGCGCGGCGCCCTGCTGCACGACATCGGGAAGATCGCCGTGCCGCCGGCCATCCTCGACAAGGCGGGGCCGCTCACCGACGACGAGTGGGTGGTGATGCAGCGGCACCCGGTGGTGGGGTGCGAGATTCTCGCCCCCATTCAGGCACAGGCGGATACCCTCCCGCTCGTCCGCTGGCACCACGAACGCATGGATGGGACCGGCTACCCCGATCGCCTCGCCGGGGATGCGATTCCGCCGCTCGTCCGCGTTCTCGCGGTCGCCGACGTCTTCGACGCGCTCTCGAGCCAGCGTCCCTATCGCGCCGGGCTCTCCCTGCCGGCGGCGTGCGAGATCATCAAGCGCTCGTCCGGCAGTCACCTCGATCCGCGGGTGGTGCCGGCCTTTCTCGACTTGGTCCGCGCGGGCGGCGTCGTCCCGGACCCCACAACCCTCGAATCGTCCTCGCTCGCCGCCTCGGTGGCGCGCGCGCGCGCGAACCTCATCCGTCCCTGCTATGAGCCGGTCTCCAACGCCTCGATCGACCCTGCCACACGCGGCGAGCGCCACCACGAGCACGAGCGCCACCACGAGCACGAGCGCCAGCGCGAGCACGAGCGCCAGCGCGAGCACGAGCGCCAGCGCGAGCAGCGACGGCCGACCCGACGCCGGACACCGAATCAAGGGTGGCGCCTACCGTGGCGCCGGCCCGCCGCGGCGCGCGGGCACGCCGGCACTGGGCGGCACGCCGGTCCTCGGCGGCACGCCGGTCCTCGGCGGCACGTCGAATCGCGGCGGCACGCCGATGCGCGCCGGGACTCCGGTCCGATTGGGATCGGTGAAGGACGGAGACCTCGCGACGCCGATGCCGCTCAACGACTTCATGACCGAACTCGGCGTGGTCATGCAGTTGCCGCGGAAGAAGACAACCGTGGCAATGCCGGTCATTCCGGAGGCGTTGCCCGAGCTCCGGCGGGGACGGGCGGTCGTCCTCCCGACCGTGGCGGTGCTGATGGGGCTCGTGGCGCTCTGGTCGCGCGTGGAGTCGCCCGGTGCAGCGCGACCTCCGGCGCGCTGCGCGGCGAGTGGGTGACCGTGCACCCGCAGTATCGCGGGCGACGGCTCTCGTTCACGACGAACGGAGTCGGGATCGCGCTGCGCGACGGCGTCGTACCGGCACTGCATCCCGTGCGCGCGGTCACGAGCCAGCAGCGGGGCGATACGACGCGACTCACGATTCGCTACGACGACCATGGGGTGATGCAGGACTTTCGGGTGGTGCTGGTGAGCGGCACCCGTCCAACGGTGGAGCTGTCCAATCCTCCGGGGTGTACTGGGTTCCGGCGCGCGAGGCGCTACCGGCGGGTTCGTCGAGCGGCTCGTCCACGGGGTCAACCACGGGGTCAACCGCGGGGGCGTCCACGGGGGCGTCCGCTGGCTCGTCGACTTCACCGCCTAAGTGACCACGCGGCAAGGGGTTAGTCCGGTCTGACCACCGGGCGCTGTTGCGGTGCGCACGTTAGCTTGGCGCCAGCGATTCGCGACATGTCCGCTCCGGGATTTCGCGCCCGGGGACATCCACACTCGTCCGGTACCGCGTCATGGCCACGATCAGCGCTCCGATCCCCGAGACCGCGCACGACACCTTTCCGATCAACGGCACCGACTACATCGAGTTCTACGTCGGGAACGCCAAGCAGGCCTCGCTCTACTACCGCGCCGCCTTCGGCTTCCAGATCGTGGCCTATCGCGGCCCTGAGACCGGCACGCGTGATCGCGCGAGCTACGTGCTGCAGCAGGGGAAGATCCGCTTCATCCTCACGACCGCGATCCGTCCCGACCTGAGCCCCGAGGCCGCGTTCATCGCCGAGCACGTGCACAAGCACGGGGACGGCGCGACCTGGCGATGTGGGTGGACGATGCGCGCGACGCCTTCACCAAGGCGGTGGAGCGGGGGGGCGCAGGTGGTGCAGGAGCCGCGCGTCCTGCGCGACGACGACGGCGAGGTGGTGATCGCCGCCATCCGCACGTACGGCGAGACGATCCACTCACTCGTGGAGCGCCGCAACTATCGTGGGCTCTTCCTCCCCGGCTTTCGCTCGTTGCAGCCGCGCTACCAGGGCGAGCAGGTCGGTCTGAAATACGTGGATCACTGCGTCGGCAACGTCGAGTTGGGGAAGATGAACCACTGGGTCGGCTTCTACGCCGACGTGATGGGCTTCCGCAACCTCCTGACGTTCGACGACAAGGACATCTCGACCGAGTACTCGTCGCTGATGTCGAAGGTGATGGCCAACGGGAACGATCGCATCAAGTTCCCGATCAACGAGCCGGCGTCGGGGAAGAAGAAGTCGCAGATCGAGGAGTACCTCGAGTTCTATGTCGGCCCCGGCGTGCAGCACATGGCGCTGGCCACCGACGACATCGTGGCGACGGTGACGGCGCTCCGCGATCGCGGCGTCGAGTTCCTCTCCGTCCCCACGTCGTACTACGACGAACTGCAGGCCCGCGTGGGAAGATCGACGAGCCGGTCGACGTGCTCGCGCAGCTGGGGATCCTCGTCGATCGCGACCCCGACGGCTATCTCCTGCAGATCTTCACCAAGCCCGTGCAGGACCGACCCACCGTGTTCTTCGAGCTCATCGAGCGCCACGGCGCGAAGAGCTTCGGCAAGGGGAACTTCAAGGCCCTCTTCGAATCGATCGAGCGGGAGCAGGCGCTGCGCGGGAACCTCTAGGAAGCTGAGGACGGGAAGACGAGAAGACGGGAAGACGAGTGAAGACCACTGACGCCTCAACCTGATTACCCGGCTCACATCCATGCCGATCTACCACCAGTTAGGCAACATTCCTCGCAAGCGGCACATCGTCTTCCGGCGCCCCGACGGCGGGCTGTACGCCGAGGAACTGATGGGGCACGAGGGGTTCACGGGGACGTCGGCACTCCTGTATCACATCCATCCGCCGACGACGGTGAAGTCGGCGCGCAAGGTGGCGGATGTGCGCCTCGAGGCCGACGAGGAGACGTCGCTCCGGCACCGGCACTTCCTCACGGCGCGGGCCAAGAAGGGCGGGAGCCCGACGCTCGACCGCATCCCGTTACTGTTCAACAGCGACATCGCGATGTACTACGTCGAACCCGACGTCAACGACGCGCACTGCTATCGCAACTCGCAGGCAGACGAGGTGGTGTACGTCGTCGAGGGGACGGGGACGCTGGAGTCGGTGTTTGGCGACCTGCCGTACAAGGCGGGCGACTATGTCGTGCTGCATCGCAACATCACCTTCCGCTGGCGCCTCGACGCCGGTGTGGCGCAGAAGTTCCTGGTGATGGAAAGCCGAGGGCACGTGCGCTTTCCGCGGCGCTACCTCAACGACGTGGGGCAGTTCATCGAGGGGGCCCCGTTCTGCGAGCGCGACATCCGCCGCCCGACGACGTTGCAGCCGCACGACGAGCGCGGCGACTTCCCGATCCTCGTGAAGCAGTACGACGCCCTCAACGAACTGG
Above is a window of Gemmatimonadota bacterium DNA encoding:
- a CDS encoding protein kinase, with translation MLIEVASALGYAHVRGVVHRDVKAENVLLDATGSRAMVTDFGIARLGAVRVAHADGDRARHGVLHERTGFGCRRGWPQRPVLPRRAGLLCAHGALPLRE
- a CDS encoding HD domain-containing protein — encoded protein: MPLEIDDSTRVRALTSAETEHLRSGRPLLVLTGDGDDARVLLARALLPWGRPGMPTAWARVSPAILWTGIEEAIAGEEASYCVFEVRSLTRVHCSPELAGEGVALARSRAAVNDLGDRSATLEGERFVATRDVFLRHEFGAREWRVVVLQPTAISYATLDKFVRVSRLLVIGVLVLVFLVSHYQLRRTTEPLARLQEGTQRLQAGDFGTPVVVGTTDEFSDVAQSFNTMAHTLDRQLVLLRNLDAIDESALSTRNTHQVVEEALRRFCKLPGCTRVAVAVATGARPVTLDVTTLDLSAPLARTTRLTPSDAELAELLAHPRQLECPPGAARPSYLAAWRSIAVEGGTLLLPLVHNEELLGVIALGLPATITSQRQTIDDARRMADRVALALAQVRLVDRLDALSAGTITAFARAIDANSPWTAGHSERVTRVAVGIGRQMQLSAAELDTLQRGALLHDIGKIAVPPAILDKAGPLTDDEWVVMQRHPVVGCEILAPIQAQADTLPLVRWHHERMDGTGYPDRLAGDAIPPLVRVLAVADVFDALSSQRPYRAGLSLPAACEIIKRSSGSHLDPRVVPAFLDLVRAGGVVPDPTTLESSSLAASVARARANLIRPCYEPVSNASIDPATRGERHHEHERHHEHERQREHERQREHERQREQRRPTRRRTPNQGWRLPWRRPAAARGHAGTGRHAGPRRHAGPRRHVESRRHADARRDSGPIGIGEGRRPRDADAAQRLHDRTRRGHAVAAEEDNRGNAGHSGGVARAPAGTGGRPPDRGGADGARGALVARGVARCSATSGALRGEWVTVHPQYRGRRLSFTTNGVGIALRDGVVPALHPVRAVTSQQRGDTTRLTIRYDDHGVMQDFRVVLVSGTRPTVELSNPPGCTGFRRARRYRRVRRAARPRGQPRGQPRGRPRGRPLARRLHRLSDHAARG